The following proteins are encoded in a genomic region of Leifsonia psychrotolerans:
- a CDS encoding WD40/YVTN/BNR-like repeat-containing protein: MTIRPRRLLLPLALALTIPLVATACAATSVDSAAGPPVLQHIHQLSFSEPDQLLIGSHDGVYATGMQPGTVSLLGDVSFDAMGMTAQGETVFVSGHPGADNNDAFAAPHIGFVRHTPDTGWEAVSLAGSTDFHILQTSSADPNLVIGVPSDKPVLMRSTDAGSTWIEASPLNARDLSIDSQDPTLLTATTAEGVLVSHDAGTTFELLAGAPQLVLIAADPTRTGGLVGIDQQGALWAGSAEADESWTTTGTVTGAAAALTVNSTGVIAVADDSGVATSADGGKSWTVLVPAS; this comes from the coding sequence ATGACTATCCGACCCCGCCGACTTCTTCTCCCACTCGCACTCGCTCTGACGATCCCACTCGTGGCTACCGCATGCGCGGCTACCAGCGTGGATTCCGCTGCGGGACCGCCTGTACTTCAGCACATTCACCAGCTGTCCTTTAGCGAACCGGATCAGCTGTTGATTGGTTCTCACGATGGCGTCTACGCCACCGGGATGCAGCCGGGAACAGTCTCCCTTCTCGGAGATGTCTCGTTTGACGCGATGGGTATGACCGCCCAAGGCGAGACGGTGTTTGTCTCCGGCCACCCTGGTGCAGACAACAATGACGCATTCGCGGCCCCGCACATCGGTTTTGTCCGCCACACGCCCGATACCGGTTGGGAAGCCGTGTCCCTGGCGGGATCCACCGACTTCCATATTCTGCAGACCTCTTCCGCGGATCCCAACCTTGTGATCGGGGTGCCCTCAGACAAACCAGTACTGATGCGCAGCACTGATGCCGGAAGCACCTGGATCGAAGCGTCACCGTTGAACGCTCGAGACCTGAGCATCGACAGCCAAGACCCCACTCTGCTCACCGCGACCACCGCAGAGGGTGTCCTCGTCAGCCACGATGCGGGAACAACATTCGAGCTGCTGGCAGGTGCACCGCAATTGGTCCTGATCGCCGCCGACCCCACCCGCACAGGCGGCCTCGTCGGAATCGACCAGCAAGGGGCGCTCTGGGCTGGATCGGCCGAAGCCGACGAGTCGTGGACCACCACGGGCACGGTCACTGGCGCTGCTGCAGCGCTCACCGTCAACAGCACCGGAGTGATTGCCGTCGCCGACGATAGCGGCGTCGCCACCAGCGCCGATGGAGGAAAGTCCTGGACCGTCCTGGTGCCTGCAAGCTGA
- a CDS encoding MMPL family transporter, giving the protein MVTAIWRFISGRRTAWAVLIGTIVAVGLLFSLLPKNTGDDFPSTGLPSSSQAAQVDEALAKFPSAEQTAAIMVWSRDGSELTAQDRSAISAQATALGDLSTAPRATAARFSEDGTAAISVVPLNAIAVDKDVNGTADALRTTAAENLPAGLNSYLTGGVGFQADISNAFAGADFKLLLITVIVVAVLLIITYRSPVLWIVPLIVVGLADGLAGVVVSALAEPFGITLDASISGILSVLVFGAGTNYALLLVARYREELLKVEDRSAAMLIAVKSAGPAIAASGGTVALSLITLLFAELAGNRALGFACAIGVVIAILFALITLPAALVVCGRGLFWPFIPRVVETAAQHKPGFWTRLGRGVSRRPIVITAVSAVGIGVLTLGLSGFSVGLSQTDQLLGNPDSVVAQKIVDTSFSAGLTSQTTVLTPDDAAGEATTIAESISGVDSVTPGESANGLTKLTVSLNDAPGSDGAFATITMLRSAYAAESGAVGETIVGGRDATALDNLTSAERDQDLIIPLILAIVFVILAVLLRSLIAPVLLLASVLATFFASLGASNWIFINLLGFPAFNTNVVLFAFLFLVALGVDYNIFLTTRAREERELHGTSEGMIRALSSTGAVITSAGIVLAAVFAVLGVLPVVALTQIGVIVCIGVLLDTLVVRTVLVPALVFITKDFFWWPSPIVREMKGKGPGA; this is encoded by the coding sequence ATGGTGACAGCGATCTGGCGTTTTATTAGTGGTCGGCGGACCGCGTGGGCTGTACTCATCGGCACAATAGTGGCGGTCGGACTGCTGTTCTCCCTTCTCCCCAAGAATACCGGCGACGATTTTCCCAGCACGGGGCTTCCCTCAAGCAGCCAAGCGGCGCAGGTAGACGAAGCGTTAGCGAAGTTCCCCTCGGCGGAGCAAACCGCGGCCATCATGGTGTGGAGCCGAGACGGCTCGGAACTCACCGCGCAGGATCGTAGCGCTATCAGCGCCCAAGCGACCGCCCTGGGTGACCTCTCCACCGCGCCGCGCGCCACCGCTGCGCGGTTCAGCGAAGACGGAACCGCAGCAATTTCAGTGGTGCCGCTGAATGCGATAGCCGTTGACAAGGATGTGAATGGTACCGCCGACGCGCTGCGCACAACGGCCGCAGAGAATCTGCCGGCGGGCCTCAACAGCTACCTCACCGGCGGTGTCGGATTCCAAGCAGACATTTCCAACGCCTTCGCCGGTGCCGACTTCAAGCTCCTCCTCATCACGGTGATCGTGGTTGCGGTCTTGCTGATTATCACCTACCGCAGCCCGGTGCTCTGGATCGTTCCGCTCATCGTGGTTGGTCTCGCCGATGGCCTCGCGGGAGTCGTCGTGTCGGCCCTGGCTGAGCCATTTGGCATCACGCTGGATGCATCGATCAGCGGCATCCTCTCCGTTTTGGTTTTCGGTGCCGGCACAAACTACGCGCTCCTGCTCGTCGCACGCTACCGCGAGGAACTCCTCAAAGTCGAGGACCGCTCGGCCGCGATGCTGATCGCTGTGAAAAGCGCAGGACCGGCAATCGCAGCCAGCGGCGGCACTGTGGCGCTGAGCCTCATCACCTTGCTGTTCGCTGAACTCGCCGGAAACCGGGCGCTGGGCTTCGCCTGCGCCATTGGTGTCGTTATTGCCATTCTTTTCGCCCTCATCACGTTGCCCGCAGCGCTCGTCGTCTGCGGCCGAGGACTCTTCTGGCCGTTCATCCCCCGCGTGGTGGAGACTGCCGCACAGCATAAACCAGGATTCTGGACACGCCTCGGACGCGGAGTATCCCGACGACCCATCGTCATCACTGCAGTATCAGCGGTCGGTATCGGCGTACTCACCCTCGGCCTTTCCGGCTTCTCAGTCGGACTCTCCCAAACCGATCAGCTTCTCGGCAACCCCGATTCGGTGGTTGCCCAGAAGATCGTCGACACCTCATTCTCGGCAGGATTGACCAGCCAGACCACCGTACTCACCCCCGACGATGCTGCAGGAGAAGCCACAACGATCGCCGAGAGCATCTCCGGCGTCGACTCCGTCACCCCGGGCGAGAGTGCCAACGGGCTCACCAAGCTCACCGTATCCCTCAACGATGCCCCCGGCAGTGACGGCGCTTTCGCGACGATCACGATGCTTCGGTCAGCGTATGCCGCTGAGTCCGGCGCTGTTGGTGAGACCATCGTCGGCGGAAGAGACGCCACTGCGCTCGACAACCTCACCTCCGCCGAGCGCGATCAGGATCTGATCATCCCCCTCATCCTGGCAATCGTGTTCGTCATCCTCGCCGTCCTGCTCCGGTCCCTCATCGCACCGGTGCTCCTGCTCGCGAGCGTGCTGGCCACGTTCTTCGCAAGCCTCGGCGCATCCAATTGGATCTTCATCAATCTGCTCGGTTTCCCCGCCTTCAACACCAACGTGGTCCTCTTCGCTTTCCTCTTCCTCGTGGCACTCGGTGTGGATTACAACATCTTCCTGACCACCCGGGCTCGGGAGGAACGCGAGCTCCACGGCACCTCTGAGGGGATGATCCGCGCGCTCTCCTCGACCGGCGCGGTCATCACCAGCGCCGGGATCGTGCTCGCTGCTGTCTTCGCGGTGCTCGGCGTGCTGCCCGTGGTCGCACTCACCCAGATTGGCGTGATCGTCTGCATCGGCGTGCTCCTCGACACTCTCGTCGTTCGAACCGTGCTCGTTCCGGCACTGGTATTCATTACAAAGGACTTCTTCTGGTGGCCGTCACCGATCGTGAGAGAAATGAAAGGAAAAGGTCCAGGCGCCTGA
- a CDS encoding metal-sensing transcriptional repressor: MSGYTNSTDNVLRRMSRVEGQVCGTTKMVEAENYCNDVLIRVSAATKALESVALLVRGEHLSHCVAEAAAEGGPVAEEKIREANAAIARLVGS, from the coding sequence GTGAGCGGATACACCAATAGCACGGACAATGTACTCCGACGCATGAGCCGCGTCGAAGGACAGGTGTGCGGCACTACCAAGATGGTAGAGGCTGAGAATTACTGCAACGATGTGCTGATCCGGGTCTCGGCCGCCACGAAAGCGTTGGAATCGGTCGCTCTGCTCGTGCGCGGTGAGCACTTGAGCCATTGCGTCGCCGAAGCAGCCGCCGAGGGTGGCCCTGTGGCTGAGGAAAAGATTCGTGAGGCCAACGCCGCGATCGCTCGCCTGGTTGGTTCGTGA
- a CDS encoding heavy metal translocating P-type ATPase yields MSQHDHSAASSPAVHDKAAPEGVEVPDAHAHHAMQNDGATMNHGSEDQHEGHGGHAGNGDHVARFRKLFWIMLVMAVPVVGFSTMFAMLVGYSLPGAAWTGWISPVLGTVMYVWGGAPFLTGAVSEIRSRQPGMMLLIGLAITVAFVASWGASIGLLDHGLDFWWELALLIVIMLLGHWIEMRSLAQTTSALDSLAALLPDEAERVEGDQTVTVSPAELRVGDIIVVRPGGRVPADGRVSQGAASMDESMITGESVSVRRGEGDHVVAGTVATDSGIRVEITAVGDDTALAGIQKMVAEAQASSSRAQRLADKAAGWLFWFALGAGIITAIVWTLIGMPDAAVVRTVTVLVIACPHALGLAIPLVVSISTERAAKAGVLIKDRMALETMRKVDTVLFDKTGTLTKGNPAVTAIEPSGSFNADELLALAAAAESDSEHPLARAIVAAAADRNLDVPKSTDFESSPAVGVKARVGNREVQVGGPYLLEQENGTELEIAHQWRDQGSIILHVLIDGEVVGALALADEIRTESHAAIAALHDRDVQVVMITGDAEAIAATVAAELGIDRYFAGVRPEDKASKVKELQSEGRIVAMVGDGVNDAPALAQANVGIAIGAGTDVAIATAGVILASDDPRSVVSVIELSRASYRKMTQNLWWAAGYNLISVPLAAGVLAPIGFILPMSIGAVLMSLSTIVVALNAQLLRRLDLNPERYTQQ; encoded by the coding sequence ATGAGCCAACACGATCACAGCGCCGCTTCTTCTCCCGCAGTTCATGACAAGGCCGCGCCGGAGGGCGTTGAGGTGCCTGACGCGCACGCACACCATGCGATGCAGAATGACGGCGCGACCATGAACCACGGTTCGGAGGACCAACACGAGGGCCACGGCGGTCATGCTGGTAACGGGGATCACGTTGCGCGGTTCCGTAAGCTATTTTGGATCATGCTGGTCATGGCCGTGCCGGTTGTCGGGTTCTCCACCATGTTTGCCATGCTTGTCGGATACTCGTTGCCGGGTGCGGCGTGGACCGGCTGGATCTCGCCTGTCCTGGGCACGGTCATGTATGTCTGGGGCGGTGCACCGTTCCTGACCGGGGCGGTGAGCGAGATTCGCTCGCGCCAGCCCGGCATGATGCTGCTGATTGGGCTCGCGATTACGGTGGCGTTCGTTGCCTCATGGGGTGCGAGCATCGGGCTGTTGGATCACGGCCTGGACTTTTGGTGGGAGCTCGCGCTCCTAATTGTGATCATGCTGCTGGGGCATTGGATCGAGATGCGGTCTCTGGCTCAGACCACCTCTGCGCTGGACTCTTTGGCTGCGTTGCTACCGGATGAGGCAGAACGCGTCGAGGGTGACCAGACCGTGACTGTGTCACCGGCCGAGCTGAGGGTTGGCGACATCATTGTTGTTCGCCCGGGCGGGCGGGTGCCCGCTGATGGGCGTGTCTCGCAGGGTGCGGCGAGCATGGACGAGTCCATGATCACCGGCGAATCCGTTTCGGTGCGCCGCGGAGAAGGCGACCACGTTGTCGCAGGTACCGTTGCAACCGATTCAGGTATCCGTGTCGAGATCACCGCCGTGGGTGACGACACCGCATTGGCGGGCATCCAGAAAATGGTCGCCGAGGCGCAGGCGTCATCATCGCGCGCGCAGCGGCTCGCCGACAAGGCCGCCGGGTGGCTGTTCTGGTTTGCCCTCGGAGCCGGGATCATCACCGCAATCGTGTGGACCCTGATCGGGATGCCGGATGCGGCCGTAGTTCGCACCGTAACGGTGCTCGTCATCGCGTGCCCTCACGCTCTCGGTCTGGCGATCCCGTTGGTGGTCTCGATTTCTACAGAACGTGCCGCGAAGGCAGGCGTGCTGATCAAGGACCGGATGGCGCTCGAGACCATGCGCAAGGTCGACACCGTTTTGTTTGACAAGACCGGCACTCTCACCAAGGGCAACCCGGCCGTTACCGCGATCGAGCCATCGGGCAGCTTCAATGCCGATGAGTTGCTGGCATTGGCCGCGGCCGCCGAGTCGGACTCCGAGCATCCGCTTGCTCGCGCGATAGTCGCTGCAGCTGCCGATCGCAACCTGGATGTGCCGAAATCGACTGATTTCGAGTCCTCGCCAGCGGTTGGGGTGAAGGCGCGCGTCGGTAACCGGGAAGTGCAGGTTGGTGGGCCATACCTGCTCGAGCAAGAGAACGGCACTGAGCTAGAGATCGCTCATCAGTGGCGCGACCAGGGTTCAATCATCCTGCACGTTCTGATCGACGGGGAGGTGGTTGGTGCACTTGCCCTTGCCGATGAGATTCGCACAGAGTCGCATGCAGCGATTGCCGCGCTTCACGATCGTGATGTGCAGGTGGTGATGATTACCGGTGACGCCGAAGCGATCGCCGCGACCGTGGCTGCCGAACTTGGCATCGACAGGTATTTTGCGGGCGTGCGGCCCGAGGACAAGGCGTCGAAGGTGAAGGAGTTGCAGAGCGAGGGTCGTATTGTCGCGATGGTCGGCGATGGTGTCAACGATGCCCCTGCCCTGGCCCAGGCGAACGTGGGCATTGCCATTGGTGCGGGCACGGATGTTGCTATCGCGACTGCCGGTGTCATTCTGGCCAGCGACGATCCCCGTTCGGTGGTGTCGGTCATCGAGCTTTCCCGGGCCTCCTATCGCAAGATGACGCAGAACCTCTGGTGGGCCGCCGGCTACAACCTTATTTCGGTGCCCCTCGCCGCAGGTGTGCTCGCGCCGATCGGATTCATCCTGCCGATGTCGATCGGTGCTGTTCTCATGTCGCTGTCCACGATCGTAGTTGCACTCAACGCTCAACTACTGCGTCGACTCGACCTAAACCCGGAACGCTACACCCAACAGTAA
- a CDS encoding type II toxin-antitoxin system Phd/YefM family antitoxin, with product MEEVSTVVRADPDKGLFGIIQQVNDDHTAVEVVSERGTAVIRSKDDYDALTETAYLLRNPANADDPFAGIGKPEALKQQPTGREHEDRRRRAPDQRGRRSERDRQDRRARGAHEGQRRQQEQHLAGAQHPRGAGQLRRHLHFFPDDFAADMDELDVYLGGASEIPSV from the coding sequence ATGGAAGAAGTATCCACTGTCGTTCGAGCAGATCCCGACAAGGGGCTGTTCGGCATCATCCAGCAGGTGAACGACGACCACACCGCCGTCGAAGTCGTCTCCGAGCGCGGAACCGCGGTCATCAGGTCCAAGGACGACTACGACGCGCTGACAGAGACGGCATACCTGCTGCGCAATCCCGCGAACGCTGACGACCCGTTCGCCGGCATCGGCAAGCCCGAGGCGCTCAAGCAGCAGCCAACGGGTCGTGAACACGAAGACCGTCGACGCCGAGCTCCAGATCAGCGAGGTCGCCGCTCAGAACGCGATCGACAAGATCGCAGAGCCCGGGGTGCTCACGAAGGTCAGCGCCGGCAACAGGAACAGCATCTGGCAGGCGCCCAACATCCTCGCGGCGCTGGACAGCTTCGGAGACATCTGCATTTCTTCCCCGACGACTTCGCAGCCGACATGGACGAGCTCGATGTCTATCTCGGAGGCGCCTCAGAAATTCCAAGCGTATAG
- a CDS encoding multicopper oxidase family protein, giving the protein MQPISRRHVLVLGGIGAAGVFIGGTGLFVGYQSGPVPTNALAPTGSTLAEPKILSSSNGVLAVRLNAAEGPARTAGRDASVLSYNGGVPGPTLFVRPGDLLQVTVENRLSTTTNLHVHGLHVSPEGNSDNVFVAIEPGDSFDYAYRLPENHPPGVYWYHPHHHGMVAAQVFGGLYGAIVVEDTTPIPVTRERVLVISDITLDAEGHIPESSPMDQMMGREGAMVLINGQTSPQLSAAPSERERWRIVNACASRYLKLRLDGQTLQLLGMDSGRFETPRDIEELLLPPGNRADLLVTMAAGTSILRTLPVDRGGTGMMMGGGAASSDGADLLTLTVAGESADAAALEAVPRQLAPRDLRTETVTGRRELTFAMGMGRGMGGGMMSFTIDGKPFDAERVDTLVRAGAIEEWTLTNTSPMDHPIHLHVWPMQLMTPSADDAPLWQDVVNVPARSSVRVRIAFEGFTGTTVYHCHILDHEDLGMMGIIEVA; this is encoded by the coding sequence ATGCAACCCATCAGCCGCCGCCACGTTCTTGTTCTGGGAGGAATCGGTGCTGCCGGGGTATTCATCGGTGGAACCGGTCTCTTCGTTGGTTACCAGTCCGGGCCCGTCCCAACCAACGCATTGGCGCCCACCGGATCGACACTTGCTGAACCCAAGATTCTTAGCAGCTCCAATGGCGTCCTGGCCGTGCGATTGAATGCGGCCGAAGGGCCCGCCCGTACCGCCGGCCGAGACGCGAGTGTCCTGTCTTACAACGGAGGCGTTCCAGGCCCCACCCTGTTCGTGCGGCCCGGGGATCTTCTGCAGGTCACGGTGGAGAACAGACTCTCCACTACCACTAACTTGCACGTGCACGGACTCCATGTATCACCGGAGGGTAACAGCGACAACGTGTTCGTGGCCATCGAGCCCGGTGACTCTTTCGACTACGCATACCGGCTTCCTGAGAATCATCCACCCGGCGTGTATTGGTACCACCCGCACCACCACGGCATGGTGGCGGCACAAGTTTTTGGCGGTCTTTACGGAGCCATCGTTGTGGAAGACACGACCCCGATTCCGGTGACTCGAGAGAGGGTTCTCGTCATCTCGGACATCACCCTCGATGCCGAGGGCCACATCCCCGAATCGTCTCCAATGGATCAGATGATGGGCCGCGAGGGCGCAATGGTTCTGATCAACGGTCAAACCTCCCCACAGCTGAGTGCCGCACCCTCGGAGCGGGAGCGGTGGCGCATTGTCAACGCGTGCGCATCCCGATACCTGAAGCTGCGCCTCGACGGCCAGACGTTGCAGCTTCTCGGTATGGACTCCGGCCGCTTTGAAACGCCCCGCGATATCGAAGAGCTATTGCTTCCCCCGGGCAATCGGGCAGACCTGCTCGTTACCATGGCGGCTGGCACGTCAATCCTGCGCACTCTTCCGGTTGATCGAGGTGGCACGGGGATGATGATGGGCGGTGGTGCGGCAAGCTCTGACGGTGCGGACCTCCTCACCCTCACTGTCGCGGGAGAAAGTGCTGACGCTGCTGCATTGGAAGCGGTGCCGAGGCAGCTTGCTCCGCGAGACCTGCGGACCGAGACGGTCACTGGCCGCCGAGAACTGACCTTTGCCATGGGAATGGGGAGGGGCATGGGGGGCGGAATGATGAGTTTCACCATCGACGGCAAACCATTTGATGCCGAAAGGGTGGACACCCTCGTTCGCGCTGGAGCAATCGAGGAATGGACCCTGACTAACACTTCCCCGATGGATCACCCGATCCACCTACACGTGTGGCCCATGCAACTCATGACTCCATCGGCCGACGATGCCCCGCTCTGGCAGGATGTCGTCAACGTGCCCGCCCGAAGCAGCGTGCGGGTGCGTATCGCCTTCGAAGGCTTCACCGGAACGACGGTGTATCACTGCCACATCCTGGACCACGAAGACCTCGGGATGATGGGCATCATCGAGGTAGCGTAG
- a CDS encoding APC family permease: MSEKDGKISLTGSISLGTGVMIGAGIFALVGQVAGFAGDWFPLAFLLGAVVAGVSSYSYTRYSSVNPSVGGIAMLLKDAYGSGVAAGSFTLFMYVSMVVAESLLARTFGTYLLRPFGLQDSAILVPILGVLAIVAAATVNLLGNRFVEGSATTTAILKIVGIAVLAIAGLVGTSVAGDGLFAHSSGDSPNVMGLLAGATLCVLAYKGFTTITNQGDDIRDAKKNIARSIIISLAICTVLYLLITISVASSIGATGAVKARDYALAAAAEPLFGQWGIWITVAIAVVATLSGLLASLYSVSRLYGMLQEMRQAPSLPKRVPQQPLIITAGLAILATAFLDLSQIASMGAFLYLAMDIAVQWGVIRHLRTKIHAKLWAPILTILLDLAILVPFTILKVESDPLTVVIAAAVAAAILAAQFIVVRTRSRTAGSMT, translated from the coding sequence ATGTCTGAGAAGGACGGCAAGATTTCACTGACCGGGTCCATCTCGCTGGGCACAGGGGTGATGATCGGCGCAGGAATCTTCGCGCTCGTCGGTCAGGTGGCGGGCTTCGCGGGGGACTGGTTCCCGCTCGCGTTTCTGCTCGGAGCGGTCGTAGCCGGCGTAAGCAGTTACTCATACACCCGCTACTCCAGCGTGAACCCGTCCGTGGGCGGGATCGCAATGCTGTTGAAGGACGCCTACGGATCAGGTGTGGCCGCTGGCTCTTTTACCCTGTTCATGTATGTGTCCATGGTGGTCGCTGAGAGCCTCCTCGCTCGCACATTTGGCACCTACTTGTTGCGTCCCTTTGGCCTGCAAGACTCGGCGATTCTCGTTCCTATCCTTGGTGTACTTGCGATCGTGGCTGCGGCCACCGTGAATCTGCTCGGGAATAGGTTTGTGGAAGGGTCAGCGACCACCACGGCGATTCTGAAGATTGTCGGCATCGCGGTGCTTGCCATTGCCGGGCTGGTTGGAACGAGTGTCGCGGGCGATGGCCTGTTCGCTCACAGTTCCGGAGACTCGCCAAATGTTATGGGCCTTCTGGCTGGCGCGACTCTCTGTGTGCTGGCCTACAAAGGTTTCACGACGATAACCAATCAGGGCGATGACATTCGGGATGCCAAGAAGAACATTGCACGATCGATCATCATCTCGCTCGCGATCTGCACGGTCCTCTACCTCCTGATCACCATTTCTGTTGCCTCCAGCATCGGAGCAACTGGTGCGGTGAAGGCCCGTGACTATGCCCTAGCTGCCGCTGCCGAACCGCTCTTTGGCCAGTGGGGGATATGGATTACGGTCGCGATTGCGGTCGTCGCCACCCTGTCGGGGCTGCTGGCCAGCCTGTATTCGGTCTCGCGTCTCTACGGGATGCTGCAAGAGATGCGCCAGGCGCCGTCACTACCCAAGCGGGTCCCTCAGCAACCGCTCATCATCACCGCAGGGCTCGCGATTCTTGCGACAGCGTTCCTGGATCTGAGTCAGATCGCATCCATGGGAGCATTCTTGTATCTCGCGATGGATATTGCCGTGCAGTGGGGTGTGATCCGGCATCTCCGCACAAAGATCCACGCGAAACTATGGGCGCCGATACTCACGATTCTTCTCGACCTAGCGATTCTCGTCCCCTTCACGATTCTCAAAGTTGAAAGTGATCCGCTCACCGTTGTCATCGCAGCGGCCGTTGCCGCGGCAATCCTTGCCGCTCAGTTCATCGTGGTCCGAACCCGGAGCCGAACTGCCGGCTCGATGACGTAA
- a CDS encoding SHOCT domain-containing protein: MMYGTVFDMWWIWLFGAVAVAGLIVLVVVIVRVAGGGIKQNQQPGSTPISPGPHGTSTPRQILDERYARGEMTTEEYRERLTALNEGR, translated from the coding sequence ATGATGTACGGAACTGTTTTCGACATGTGGTGGATATGGCTGTTTGGGGCGGTTGCCGTTGCCGGCCTCATTGTTCTGGTAGTCGTGATCGTCCGTGTGGCGGGAGGCGGCATTAAGCAGAACCAGCAGCCCGGATCTACCCCCATTAGTCCCGGCCCACATGGCACGAGCACGCCCCGTCAGATCCTTGACGAGCGTTACGCACGCGGTGAAATGACGACCGAAGAATACCGCGAGCGTCTCACGGCACTCAACGAGGGCCGCTGA
- a CDS encoding DUF6153 family protein yields the protein MPQLIVARRSHGAPRIRESFVQPGVSNATPRASRADWAGTMLVRVALAIGIIVGILAMHSFLAPAPQANATMAGAISEASAQPEVSAALHHVVAASAVVTSGVANFAKDCAGCAGDLSMATMLCILALLTVALMLFAPRLMGRWHRQLWSLLLRLFSGPARYIAVVLPPPSLDALGISRT from the coding sequence ATGCCACAGCTCATCGTCGCACGTCGATCTCACGGTGCACCTCGCATACGAGAGAGCTTTGTGCAGCCCGGCGTCAGCAACGCTACCCCTCGGGCCTCTCGGGCCGACTGGGCAGGCACGATGTTGGTGCGGGTTGCCCTTGCGATCGGGATCATTGTCGGCATTTTGGCAATGCACTCTTTTCTCGCGCCAGCCCCGCAGGCGAACGCAACGATGGCCGGTGCGATCTCCGAGGCCAGTGCGCAGCCCGAGGTGAGCGCAGCACTTCACCACGTCGTTGCTGCTTCAGCAGTCGTGACATCCGGTGTTGCCAACTTCGCAAAGGACTGTGCCGGGTGCGCGGGGGATCTGTCGATGGCAACGATGTTGTGCATCCTGGCACTTCTCACCGTTGCACTGATGCTGTTTGCCCCTCGCCTGATGGGACGCTGGCATCGGCAGTTGTGGTCACTCCTTCTCCGACTCTTCTCGGGGCCCGCCCGGTACATTGCAGTCGTGTTGCCACCGCCTTCATTGGATGCTCTGGGTATCAGTCGAACGTGA
- a CDS encoding heavy-metal-associated domain-containing protein, producing the protein MTENERTDLGLTDAAECSCCASSTASTPLIATEGALQAQFKVEGMTCSHCVASVTEELSALDGVQSVGVELNAGGSSTVTVSSTSALDLEQVRAAIGEAGYSLVDSAS; encoded by the coding sequence ATGACCGAAAATGAACGTACAGACCTGGGCTTGACGGATGCTGCGGAATGCAGCTGTTGCGCTAGCTCAACCGCATCAACACCGCTTATCGCGACCGAAGGCGCCTTACAGGCGCAGTTTAAGGTTGAGGGTATGACGTGTTCGCACTGCGTTGCGAGTGTCACTGAAGAGCTCAGCGCACTCGATGGTGTGCAGAGCGTCGGCGTTGAGTTGAACGCTGGAGGTTCATCCACCGTGACCGTGTCGAGTACAAGTGCACTCGATCTCGAGCAAGTGCGCGCCGCCATTGGTGAGGCCGGATATTCGCTGGTGGATAGCGCCTCGTAA
- a CDS encoding DUF305 domain-containing protein, which produces MFDVRKKLVIGVAVAVTLILSGCAAATPATDSGSSSGSSSAAEASFNDADVTFAQMMIPHHEQAVEMSDTLLSKDGIDAPIRELATQIKDAQQPEIDQLKQWLGDWGAAETSMPGMDHGGGMMSESDMTALTEAPDAEAGRLFLEQMIIHHEGAVVMAQSEISDGKNADAIAMAETIVATQSDEITVMKDLLAGS; this is translated from the coding sequence ATGTTTGACGTACGAAAGAAACTAGTAATCGGTGTAGCGGTAGCCGTCACACTCATACTCAGCGGCTGTGCTGCCGCGACCCCAGCGACGGATAGCGGTAGCAGCAGCGGCTCTAGCTCGGCAGCAGAAGCATCGTTCAACGACGCTGATGTGACCTTTGCGCAGATGATGATCCCACACCACGAACAAGCAGTTGAGATGAGCGATACCCTCCTGTCGAAGGATGGCATCGACGCTCCGATCCGGGAGCTTGCCACTCAGATCAAGGATGCGCAGCAGCCGGAGATTGATCAGCTGAAGCAGTGGCTGGGTGACTGGGGTGCGGCTGAAACCAGTATGCCTGGAATGGACCACGGCGGCGGCATGATGTCCGAGAGCGACATGACGGCTCTCACCGAGGCACCCGATGCAGAAGCCGGTCGGCTTTTTCTCGAGCAGATGATCATTCATCACGAGGGAGCCGTTGTGATGGCTCAATCCGAGATTTCCGACGGCAAGAACGCTGACGCCATCGCTATGGCGGAGACCATCGTGGCGACTCAGTCGGACGAGATCACCGTGATGAAGGACCTTCTCGCGGGCAGCTAG